One Pseudorhodoplanes sinuspersici DNA segment encodes these proteins:
- the gcvA gene encoding transcriptional regulator GcvA gives MKRTLPSLSTLAVFEAAARHSSFTRAGEELGLTQSAVSRQIAHLERFLGVHLFERIRRRVVLTDAGTTYATKIRSALDHAEAATLQVLASKSGEHVLHICSLVTFASHWLTPRLASFAKEHPDIALQISSYHHRSFDLVANDVDVAIHYGEPSWPDGLVDRLMEEEIVPACSPSYAKSIGLRSAKGLGRATLLQQTTRPDAWIDLLASLKCSDINALRGPRFALYSMLIEAAMAGLGIGAIPQFLIEDHLANGQLIRPFKGSVRSRYTYYLVYPEAKRQLREVKAFRTWILREARRENFKARKPST, from the coding sequence GTGAAGCGAACCCTGCCATCATTGAGCACGCTTGCTGTTTTTGAGGCGGCCGCAAGGCACAGCAGCTTCACTCGAGCTGGAGAGGAATTGGGACTTACACAAAGTGCCGTTAGTCGGCAGATTGCTCATCTCGAGAGATTTCTTGGCGTGCATCTTTTTGAACGGATCAGACGACGCGTCGTTTTGACCGACGCCGGCACGACTTACGCAACCAAGATTCGGAGCGCGCTCGATCACGCGGAAGCCGCAACGCTACAAGTTCTCGCATCCAAGAGTGGTGAGCATGTTCTACACATTTGCTCCCTTGTAACGTTTGCATCGCACTGGCTTACGCCAAGGCTTGCATCCTTTGCGAAAGAACACCCCGACATCGCTCTTCAGATCTCAAGCTACCACCATCGTTCGTTCGACCTTGTGGCGAACGACGTTGATGTCGCAATCCATTACGGCGAGCCGTCGTGGCCAGACGGCCTCGTGGATCGACTTATGGAGGAAGAGATTGTTCCTGCCTGTAGCCCGTCCTATGCAAAATCGATAGGCCTTAGGTCAGCCAAGGGCCTCGGAAGAGCGACTCTACTTCAGCAGACCACACGGCCAGACGCATGGATTGATCTACTTGCGTCGTTAAAATGCAGCGATATTAATGCGTTGCGCGGACCACGATTTGCGCTCTATTCAATGCTGATCGAAGCAGCAATGGCTGGGCTTGGAATTGGAGCAATCCCCCAGTTCCTAATTGAAGATCACCTTGCAAACGGCCAACTCATCCGTCCCTTCAAGGGGTCGGTGCGAAGCCGATACACTTATTATCTTGTCTATCCAGAGGCGAAGCGACAGCTACGAGAAGTCAAAGCCTTCAGAACCTGGATATTGCGAGAGGCACGAAGAGAAAATTTCAAAGCTCGAAAGCCGTCAACCTAG
- a CDS encoding branched-chain amino acid ABC transporter permease: MNTDIFLILCQDGIVNGAVYALLALALILVFAVTRIIFLPQGEFIAFGALTLAMIEEGKVPPTVYLLVVLGVASAVVALWLEPTKNRGWGLVGLLLETIVAPFALLCLTVWLPSREFGLLYSVVLSVAIVTLMGPFIYRVAFQRIADASILTLLIAAIGVHLALTGLGLYFFGPEGSRTTSWVSASLQLGALNISGQSTWIIGVTVVLVAALYLFFSRTLSGKILVATAVNRLGARLVGLPIDRSGRIAFAAAAFIGALAGVLIAPQTTVYYDSGFVIGLKAFIGAIIAGMVSYPVAVVGAIMVGVIESFSSYWSSEYKEIIVFSLMVPILLWRSYSSKHVDEEE, translated from the coding sequence TTGAATACCGATATATTTCTTATCCTCTGTCAGGATGGGATCGTGAACGGCGCCGTCTACGCGCTGCTCGCGCTGGCATTGATCCTTGTTTTTGCAGTGACGAGGATCATTTTTCTTCCCCAGGGTGAGTTCATTGCATTTGGTGCACTTACCCTGGCAATGATTGAGGAAGGAAAAGTTCCTCCAACTGTATACTTGCTGGTAGTTCTAGGGGTTGCGTCTGCTGTCGTTGCTCTCTGGCTCGAGCCGACCAAGAATCGGGGCTGGGGCTTGGTTGGGCTCTTGCTCGAAACGATCGTTGCGCCGTTTGCATTGCTGTGCCTTACGGTATGGTTGCCTTCACGCGAGTTCGGATTGCTCTATTCAGTTGTTCTTAGCGTAGCCATTGTCACGCTTATGGGGCCTTTTATTTACCGCGTTGCATTCCAACGGATAGCCGATGCATCAATACTAACTCTATTGATCGCTGCAATTGGCGTTCATTTGGCGCTGACGGGTCTGGGTCTTTATTTCTTCGGGCCAGAAGGGTCACGGACAACGTCGTGGGTCAGCGCGTCTTTGCAGCTTGGTGCGTTGAACATTAGCGGTCAATCCACGTGGATAATCGGGGTAACCGTGGTTCTGGTGGCAGCGCTATATCTGTTTTTCTCCCGAACATTGTCCGGTAAAATCCTGGTTGCTACCGCAGTAAATCGTCTAGGCGCTCGTCTCGTTGGTCTTCCGATCGACCGGTCCGGAAGAATCGCCTTTGCGGCGGCTGCTTTTATCGGAGCTCTGGCCGGAGTGCTTATCGCTCCTCAGACGACAGTCTACTATGACTCCGGGTTTGTAATTGGATTGAAAGCATTTATCGGGGCGATCATCGCCGGCATGGTAAGTTATCCGGTTGCTGTTGTCGGCGCGATCATGGTTGGCGTGATCGAATCATTTTCCAGCTACTGGTCGAGTGAGTACAAAGAGATCATTGTATTCAGTTTGATGGTGCCAATCCTGCTGTGGCGCTCCTATTCGTCAAAGCACGTCGACGAAGAGGAATGA
- a CDS encoding ABC transporter substrate-binding protein — protein sequence MKKNETRYKIDRTTEETQQVREGSVIRLSTLLVLILAACSGIDAATAEVKIGLTISTTGPAASLGIPVRNSISLFPTEAGGEKIRWIVLDDASDTAKGVSNARKLIAEENVDAVIGSSTTPVSLALVEVASETRVPFISVASSPRIVLPMDEKRAWMFKTPQHDFVMADAIAEHMAKSGAKTAALVTFGDSYGDGWLAEMTRALEKAGIKLVATERYARTDSSVTGQVLKVIAANPDAVMIAASGTPAALPQKTLRERGYKKPIYQNHGVANTDFLRVGGKDLEGTFVPTGPMLVAAQLPDSNPTKSIALDYVKRYEDTWGPGSVATFGAHAMDAALLLEKAIPVALKNAKPGTPEFRAALRDALETLKNVPVTHGVVNMSKDDHNGFDNRARVMVVIENGKWKLLQ from the coding sequence TTGAAAAAAAACGAAACGCGTTACAAAATAGATAGAACGACCGAGGAAACGCAACAAGTAAGGGAGGGGAGTGTGATCAGGCTTTCAACGCTTTTGGTTTTGATTTTAGCAGCGTGCTCAGGGATCGATGCCGCCACGGCGGAGGTCAAGATCGGGCTCACAATTTCAACCACTGGGCCGGCGGCCTCATTGGGTATCCCAGTTCGAAACTCCATTTCACTCTTTCCAACCGAGGCAGGCGGGGAAAAGATCAGATGGATCGTTTTGGACGATGCGTCCGACACCGCGAAGGGTGTTTCTAACGCCCGCAAGTTAATCGCAGAAGAGAACGTTGATGCGGTCATTGGCTCAAGTACTACGCCTGTCTCCTTGGCGTTGGTGGAGGTCGCCTCTGAAACGAGGGTGCCGTTCATCTCGGTAGCGAGCTCACCACGAATAGTCTTGCCGATGGATGAGAAGCGTGCGTGGATGTTTAAGACGCCACAGCATGATTTTGTTATGGCCGACGCGATAGCTGAGCACATGGCCAAGTCTGGAGCGAAAACAGCCGCACTTGTGACCTTTGGTGATTCTTATGGAGATGGATGGCTGGCTGAGATGACGCGTGCCTTAGAAAAGGCCGGGATCAAACTTGTCGCTACCGAACGATATGCGCGAACAGACTCAAGTGTAACCGGGCAGGTGCTGAAAGTTATTGCAGCAAATCCCGACGCTGTAATGATTGCTGCATCGGGGACACCGGCAGCCTTACCGCAAAAGACGCTTCGTGAAAGGGGCTACAAGAAGCCTATTTACCAAAATCATGGTGTGGCCAACACGGACTTTCTTCGCGTTGGCGGAAAGGATCTTGAGGGGACCTTTGTGCCCACTGGTCCAATGCTAGTGGCCGCCCAGCTTCCGGATAGCAATCCGACGAAGTCGATCGCCTTGGATTACGTAAAAAGATACGAAGATACATGGGGTCCCGGGAGTGTCGCGACTTTCGGCGCGCACGCGATGGATGCTGCTCTTCTTTTGGAGAAGGCCATCCCTGTTGCACTTAAGAATGCGAAGCCGGGCACACCGGAGTTTCGTGCAGCTCTTCGTGATGCCCTGGAAACTCTTAAGAATGTTCCGGTCACCCATGGGGTAGTGAACATGAGTAAGGACGATCACAACGGGTTCGACAATCGTGCGCGAGTAATGGTTGTGATCGAAAACGGCAAGTGGAAGCTTCTCCAGTAG
- a CDS encoding Bug family tripartite tricarboxylate transporter substrate binding protein has protein sequence MTKKSLKIGGAVERLVRDALVGLFALLIVGMIGHSEAIAQNYPSRSIRIIVPFTAGGGNDVLGRTVAQKLQEAWGQPVVVENKPGAGGNIGADLVAKSPADGYTLLIAANNILSINPTLNDGTPFDPLKDFAPISLVGTIPVLLAVPSTLPVKSVKELISLAKSDPEKLTFGSAGYGTPQHLSGDLFASMAGVKMQHVPYRGASPMITDLISGQVQLAFGAINTMLPLVKDRKLRAVAVTSDKRLPYLQDVPTVSEDLPGFETDIWIALVAPAGTPRDVVVKINEEVRRIFTLPDVRERLAAQGIEPKTSTPDDLTALVKSDLARWAKVIKDTGEKSKQ, from the coding sequence ATGACTAAGAAGAGCCTTAAAATCGGAGGCGCTGTTGAACGCTTAGTGCGCGACGCGCTTGTTGGGCTATTTGCGCTATTGATTGTCGGAATGATCGGTCATTCTGAAGCAATTGCGCAGAACTACCCATCGCGATCGATTAGAATTATTGTTCCGTTTACGGCCGGCGGAGGCAATGATGTGCTCGGACGAACAGTTGCTCAGAAGCTCCAGGAGGCTTGGGGGCAGCCGGTTGTCGTTGAAAACAAGCCGGGCGCGGGAGGCAACATTGGTGCGGACCTCGTAGCGAAATCGCCAGCAGATGGCTACACCCTCCTGATTGCCGCGAATAATATACTTTCCATCAATCCCACGCTGAACGATGGAACGCCATTCGATCCATTAAAAGATTTTGCGCCAATCAGCTTGGTTGGAACAATTCCGGTCCTGTTGGCTGTCCCTTCTACTCTTCCCGTGAAGTCGGTTAAGGAGTTGATCTCTCTCGCAAAAAGTGACCCGGAGAAGTTGACGTTTGGCTCGGCCGGATACGGCACGCCGCAGCATCTTTCCGGCGATCTTTTCGCATCAATGGCCGGAGTAAAGATGCAGCATGTGCCCTATCGCGGGGCAAGCCCGATGATCACCGATTTGATTTCAGGCCAAGTTCAATTAGCGTTTGGCGCCATCAATACGATGCTTCCTCTCGTCAAGGATAGAAAGTTACGCGCTGTAGCAGTTACGAGCGACAAGCGGTTGCCGTACTTGCAAGACGTCCCTACAGTTTCTGAGGACCTGCCCGGTTTTGAAACCGACATTTGGATCGCACTCGTTGCACCAGCGGGCACTCCTCGGGATGTCGTGGTGAAAATCAACGAGGAGGTTCGGAGAATCTTCACTCTTCCAGACGTACGAGAACGCTTGGCCGCTCAAGGAATTGAACCAAAGACCAGTACACCGGACGATCTCACTGCGTTGGTGAAGTCCGACCTCGCGAGATGGGCCAAAGTCATCAAGGACACTGGTGAAAAATCGAAACAATAA
- a CDS encoding IclR family transcriptional regulator, whose product MSTSKSAPGDSGEAAGLERGGVQSVEIGMKILKVLADAGGSENLGKIATSAGVPPAKAHRYLVSLMRSGFVERDSKNRYVVGPEALRIGLIALARIDVVEVADAELKLLRDKIQGALLLAIWGASGPTIVRWIESTRDVTVNVRAGSNMPLLRSATGQIFAAYLPESIVWPHIDREIDEMKRRKLAAPSPSEVRRRLEKVRTVGLAHTGGEMLPGVLALAAPLFNNQHELVGAIAALGPNGFFDDSIDGENAHELLYTAQAISQRLGALITA is encoded by the coding sequence ATGTCAACTTCAAAATCCGCCCCCGGTGACTCGGGTGAGGCTGCTGGACTCGAGCGCGGAGGCGTCCAATCCGTAGAGATTGGAATGAAAATTCTGAAGGTCCTCGCAGATGCGGGAGGGAGCGAAAACCTTGGAAAAATCGCGACTTCGGCCGGCGTGCCTCCAGCGAAAGCGCACCGATATCTAGTCAGTCTCATGCGTTCAGGATTTGTAGAGCGGGATTCAAAGAACCGGTACGTAGTTGGACCCGAGGCCCTTCGCATTGGACTTATCGCTTTGGCTAGGATCGATGTCGTCGAAGTAGCCGATGCTGAATTAAAGTTACTCAGGGATAAGATTCAGGGAGCATTGCTCCTCGCTATTTGGGGAGCCAGCGGGCCAACTATCGTCAGATGGATTGAATCAACTCGGGACGTGACCGTAAACGTCCGTGCGGGCTCCAACATGCCGCTTCTGCGATCGGCGACAGGCCAAATCTTTGCGGCTTACCTACCTGAATCGATTGTGTGGCCACATATTGACCGTGAAATAGACGAGATGAAACGCCGAAAGCTTGCCGCTCCGTCGCCAAGTGAGGTCAGGCGCCGCCTAGAGAAGGTGCGGACCGTAGGACTTGCCCACACGGGCGGGGAAATGCTGCCAGGCGTTCTCGCATTGGCAGCGCCACTATTTAACAATCAGCATGAGCTTGTGGGCGCGATCGCCGCACTCGGACCAAACGGCTTCTTCGATGACTCGATTGATGGTGAAAATGCTCACGAACTGCTGTACACGGCTCAGGCTATTTCGCAGCGCTTAGGAGCACTAATCACTGCTTAA
- a CDS encoding LLM class flavin-dependent oxidoreductase, producing the protein MRLSIFSVQDHYPSHNRSVAALYEEVISQAVLADGLGYDTFWVAEHHFHEYGAVPNPAIMLAAIAQRTQRLRLGTAISILTFHNPLTIAENYAMVDLLSGGRLMYGVGSGYLPHEFGGYGVDPAEKRDRFDEVLAAVKKLLSGKRCSHAGQYHNFKDVKLNVTPIQASVPIYVAVLRKEAAYHVGKQGNNLLCVPYASVDKFEDIAEIVSEFRRGRVEAGVPADDNSLALALHTHVAETDQKARETAADAFDLYVDTRLYARKSTYDDAMKNGIHLFGSVKTVEDKLVALKQMGVQHVMTLQNFGNLPTERVHESMNRLMSEVTPAVNNQVSASAA; encoded by the coding sequence ATGCGTCTCTCGATTTTTTCCGTGCAAGATCATTATCCGTCTCATAACCGATCAGTGGCCGCGCTCTATGAAGAGGTTATTTCCCAAGCTGTCCTCGCTGATGGGTTGGGCTATGACACATTCTGGGTTGCAGAGCACCATTTCCATGAATACGGCGCCGTGCCGAACCCAGCCATTATGCTCGCGGCAATAGCGCAGCGCACGCAACGTCTGCGATTGGGAACGGCGATCTCAATCCTCACTTTCCATAACCCCCTTACCATCGCAGAGAATTACGCGATGGTGGACCTCTTGTCGGGGGGGCGCCTTATGTATGGCGTCGGTTCTGGGTATCTACCGCACGAATTCGGGGGCTATGGGGTTGATCCAGCTGAAAAGCGTGATCGCTTCGACGAAGTGCTGGCCGCGGTGAAAAAGCTGCTTTCGGGCAAGCGTTGCAGTCATGCCGGTCAATACCATAATTTCAAAGATGTTAAGCTGAACGTCACGCCCATCCAAGCTTCAGTCCCAATCTATGTTGCCGTCCTGCGTAAAGAGGCCGCGTACCACGTTGGAAAACAAGGTAATAATCTGCTTTGTGTTCCGTATGCGTCGGTTGATAAGTTCGAAGACATTGCCGAAATTGTTTCCGAATTCCGTCGCGGCCGAGTTGAAGCAGGCGTGCCGGCGGACGACAACAGTCTAGCGCTCGCATTGCATACGCATGTTGCTGAAACAGACCAGAAGGCTCGCGAAACTGCTGCAGATGCTTTCGATCTCTATGTGGACACTCGACTTTACGCGCGGAAGTCGACTTATGATGACGCAATGAAAAATGGCATCCATCTTTTTGGATCCGTTAAGACGGTAGAGGATAAGCTTGTTGCGCTCAAACAGATGGGCGTTCAACACGTGATGACGTTACAAAATTTTGGGAATTTGCCGACCGAACGAGTTCATGAATCTATGAACAGACTTATGAGCGAAGTGACGCCGGCAGTGAATAACCAAGTGTCCGCAAGTGCGGCATGA
- a CDS encoding ABC transporter permease subunit: MRRVIVIAIIFLFALLPVLPFVPRFWITLLNTIGISTIVVMGVVVLTGCASITSFAQAAFVGVGAYTAALLSANLVSPWVALIPAIALTGFSAYLIGVVTLRLSGHYLALATIAWSITLFYAFGVSDLLGRFDGITSIKPVSFFGMPLRDPSEFYYVILVAVLLSMLATHNFLYSRVGRSVRALRGGRTVAEANGINSTAARQVAFVYSACLAGLSGWLFAHLQRAINPTPFGLSVSIEYVLKAVVGGVSNIGGALLGSAIVTLTQDQLQNVLPHVFGSNQNFEAVVFGIALVALLQWAPEGVWPSFSKIIRTTKKSSKKRKFKMEEGPKLPIAPLPERNTILLNVEGLSKSFGGLHAVRDMSLQLSAGEVVGLIGPNGAGKSTTFNLLTGVIQADSGRVVYRGQDISRWISRDVAQLGVARTFQHVKLVPEMSVIENVVLGTHLRTRSGAIRGTLALNSSEDGAAFAEAYNKLERVGLSALAYEPATTLALGQQRIVEVARALCLSPALLMLDEPAAGLRKSEKEKLAELLQSLRAEGITILMVEHDMEFVMGLVDRLIVMNFGSKLAEGRPDAIRADPEVIRAYLGGVT; encoded by the coding sequence ATGCGTAGGGTAATCGTAATAGCGATCATTTTTCTATTCGCGCTGCTTCCAGTGTTGCCGTTTGTCCCTAGGTTCTGGATTACCCTCCTCAACACGATCGGTATAAGCACGATCGTTGTTATGGGCGTGGTGGTATTGACCGGTTGCGCATCGATTACATCCTTTGCCCAAGCGGCATTTGTTGGTGTAGGCGCGTATACGGCAGCTCTTCTGTCTGCCAATCTGGTATCCCCATGGGTTGCGCTAATTCCCGCAATAGCGCTGACAGGATTTTCAGCATACTTAATTGGGGTGGTGACGTTACGGCTTTCAGGTCACTATCTGGCGCTCGCGACAATTGCGTGGAGCATTACGCTTTTCTATGCGTTCGGTGTTTCAGATCTTCTAGGTCGTTTCGATGGCATAACGTCCATAAAGCCGGTTTCATTCTTTGGAATGCCGCTCCGAGATCCGAGCGAGTTCTACTATGTGATTCTAGTGGCTGTACTTCTTTCCATGCTTGCGACCCACAATTTCTTGTACAGTCGGGTTGGACGTTCAGTTCGAGCCCTCCGCGGTGGGCGAACTGTTGCGGAAGCAAATGGTATTAACTCGACAGCAGCCAGACAGGTTGCTTTTGTCTACTCCGCATGTCTGGCAGGACTTTCTGGGTGGCTGTTCGCGCATCTTCAACGTGCAATCAATCCAACTCCGTTCGGGCTCAGTGTAAGTATCGAGTACGTGCTAAAGGCAGTTGTCGGTGGCGTATCAAACATTGGGGGTGCGCTTCTTGGATCCGCGATAGTCACGCTGACTCAAGATCAGCTACAAAACGTCCTTCCGCACGTGTTTGGGAGCAATCAGAACTTTGAAGCGGTCGTTTTTGGTATTGCGCTCGTGGCGCTCTTGCAGTGGGCTCCTGAGGGGGTATGGCCGTCGTTTTCTAAGATTATACGAACGACTAAGAAGAGTTCGAAGAAGCGCAAGTTCAAGATGGAGGAAGGGCCGAAGCTTCCCATTGCGCCACTGCCCGAGAGAAACACAATACTTCTCAACGTGGAAGGTCTCAGTAAATCATTCGGCGGATTGCATGCTGTCAGAGATATGAGTTTGCAGTTATCCGCGGGAGAGGTCGTAGGCCTTATCGGCCCCAATGGTGCAGGAAAAAGCACCACATTTAATCTTCTGACGGGCGTTATCCAGGCGGACAGCGGGCGCGTAGTCTATCGAGGGCAGGACATCTCCAGGTGGATTTCGCGGGACGTCGCGCAGCTCGGCGTGGCTCGGACCTTCCAGCACGTAAAGCTTGTTCCTGAAATGTCAGTTATTGAGAATGTTGTGCTCGGCACACATTTGCGCACCCGATCGGGTGCGATCCGGGGAACACTTGCGCTGAATTCAAGTGAAGATGGTGCGGCTTTCGCTGAAGCTTACAACAAGCTGGAGCGGGTAGGGCTCTCTGCGTTAGCGTACGAGCCTGCGACAACTCTTGCTCTTGGGCAGCAGCGCATCGTTGAAGTGGCCCGCGCTCTCTGCCTTTCACCTGCCTTGCTGATGCTCGATGAGCCTGCCGCTGGGCTGCGAAAGAGTGAGAAGGAAAAACTTGCGGAGTTATTACAATCACTACGTGCGGAGGGGATCACGATCCTGATGGTAGAGCACGATATGGAGTTTGTAATGGGCTTGGTCGACCGGCTGATCGTTATGAATTTCGGATCGAAGCTGGCTGAGGGCCGGCCTGATGCGATCCGTGCTGATCCCGAAGTGATACGGGCTTATCTCGGTGGCGTCACATGA
- a CDS encoding IclR family transcriptional regulator: MKTGATVVEINEKFGVQTVDLGVRVLSALAELGGEASLADIARSTGLARAKVHRYLVSLTRSEYVEQDSVTSHYRLGGEALRVGLVALQRVDAVELGSPLLRQLANDLGQTALLAVWGSGGPTVVRWFESRQLVTVNVRIGSVLPVLRSATGRVFAAFLHQRVVQPWIKRELNSNRKNFPQIANTGIANKIIDETRTQGLGHVQGTMLPGIVSLSAPVFNAQSELAVAMTVLGPVGALNDSPNGPVGAALKDVANKLSRRLGKTNS, from the coding sequence ATGAAAACCGGCGCCACTGTGGTAGAGATCAACGAAAAATTTGGTGTTCAGACGGTGGATCTCGGCGTTCGCGTCCTAAGTGCTCTCGCGGAGTTGGGCGGCGAAGCTTCGCTTGCAGACATAGCGCGGTCCACCGGGTTAGCCCGAGCCAAAGTGCACCGCTACCTAGTAAGTCTCACGCGCTCCGAGTATGTGGAACAAGACAGTGTCACAAGCCACTACAGATTGGGCGGTGAAGCTCTGCGGGTTGGTCTCGTTGCACTGCAACGAGTCGATGCGGTCGAACTTGGCAGCCCTCTACTTCGGCAACTTGCCAATGACTTAGGGCAAACTGCGCTACTGGCCGTATGGGGTAGCGGCGGCCCGACAGTCGTTCGCTGGTTTGAGTCGCGCCAATTGGTCACCGTGAATGTGCGCATCGGGTCGGTCCTACCCGTCCTGCGCTCCGCAACAGGAAGGGTTTTCGCTGCTTTTCTGCATCAACGTGTTGTTCAGCCATGGATCAAGCGTGAGTTGAACTCGAACAGGAAAAACTTCCCTCAAATCGCGAACACGGGAATTGCAAATAAGATCATTGACGAAACACGGACGCAGGGGCTCGGACACGTCCAGGGCACAATGCTTCCTGGAATAGTATCTTTAAGTGCTCCTGTATTTAACGCCCAAAGCGAACTCGCAGTTGCAATGACTGTCCTGGGGCCTGTCGGCGCTCTTAATGATTCTCCAAACGGTCCGGTTGGGGCCGCACTAAAGGATGTAGCAAATAAGCTCTCACGTCGGCTCGGAAAAACGAACAGTTGA
- a CDS encoding aldo/keto reductase, whose amino-acid sequence MKYSNLGDSGIKVSKLCLGMMSFGEREWQKWTLPSEASMHFVKRSLEAGINVFDTADFYSYGRSEEFLGNAIRSLTDRKKVVISTKAGLPMSPDQNDRGLSRKHLLDSVHESLKRLQTDYIDVFMIHEEDPFTPIEETMGVMAELVRSGKVLYVGFSNLPAWKAAHAVYFGKYACNAKPRVAQIQYNLCYREDERDLIPLCRHENLGIMVYSPLARGWLAGNRTGGALSERDALRAETDAKAHSLYGTSQDRAILNVASDIAARLNVPVARVAMSWVLSNPAISTLICGVLEDSHLDEAIAAVDLELPLEDLKKLESCYTAQATKSTGLAAVLGSAK is encoded by the coding sequence GTGAAATATTCCAATCTTGGTGATTCAGGGATCAAGGTTTCAAAGCTTTGTTTGGGAATGATGTCGTTTGGCGAACGCGAGTGGCAGAAATGGACGCTGCCATCCGAAGCCTCGATGCATTTTGTAAAGCGATCCCTGGAGGCGGGCATCAATGTTTTCGATACCGCTGATTTTTACTCATACGGTCGCAGCGAGGAATTTCTAGGGAATGCGATTCGTAGCCTTACTGATCGGAAGAAGGTTGTGATTTCTACGAAAGCGGGGTTGCCGATGAGCCCTGACCAAAATGACCGAGGATTGTCTCGGAAGCACCTTTTGGATTCTGTCCATGAATCGCTGAAGCGACTACAAACTGACTACATTGATGTTTTTATGATCCACGAAGAGGATCCGTTCACTCCTATTGAAGAAACAATGGGCGTGATGGCGGAATTGGTACGCAGCGGCAAGGTGCTGTATGTAGGCTTCTCTAATCTGCCTGCCTGGAAAGCGGCGCATGCCGTCTATTTTGGAAAGTACGCATGTAACGCCAAGCCAAGAGTGGCGCAAATTCAGTACAACTTATGTTATCGAGAGGATGAGCGTGATCTAATTCCGCTATGTCGGCACGAAAATCTTGGCATAATGGTCTATTCGCCTTTGGCTCGCGGCTGGCTCGCAGGGAACCGCACGGGTGGCGCTTTGAGTGAACGCGATGCGTTGAGGGCTGAAACAGACGCGAAGGCGCATTCGCTTTATGGAACGAGTCAGGATCGAGCAATTCTGAACGTCGCAAGTGACATTGCGGCACGCCTGAATGTACCCGTCGCGCGTGTCGCAATGAGTTGGGTGCTCTCGAATCCAGCCATTAGTACATTAATCTGCGGCGTTCTCGAAGACTCCCATTTGGATGAGGCTATTGCTGCGGTAGATTTGGAGTTGCCGTTGGAAGATTTGAAGAAACTCGAATCTTGTTACACCGCGCAGGCAACCAAGTCGACTGGACTAGCAGCCGTCCTAGGCAGCGCGAAGTAA
- a CDS encoding ABC transporter ATP-binding protein: protein MISPILQVMNLSVSYDRVHAVRECTLQVEPGSVVAVLGSNGAGKSSLLNALIGIVGSQGSILFEGKSLKKIPTEQRVADGMTLVPERRELFGSLSVEDNLRLGGFRLNRQAASRRIDEIGDLFPVLAKRRTQMAATLSGGERQMLAMGRALMVNPKLLMLDEPSLGLAPLIIKDVFKVILALKARGTSMLLVEQNARAALEVADYAYVFEVGSITHEGTASAMLDDPRLERAYLG from the coding sequence ATGATAAGTCCAATTCTTCAGGTTATGAATCTGTCCGTATCCTACGACCGAGTGCATGCGGTTCGTGAGTGTACTCTGCAAGTTGAGCCAGGCTCGGTGGTGGCTGTGCTTGGTTCTAACGGTGCGGGGAAGTCGTCTCTACTAAATGCATTGATTGGCATTGTGGGATCGCAAGGAAGTATTCTATTTGAGGGGAAATCGCTAAAAAAGATACCGACGGAGCAGCGTGTAGCAGATGGAATGACGCTCGTTCCGGAACGTCGAGAACTGTTTGGTTCTCTCTCGGTCGAAGATAATTTGAGATTGGGAGGTTTTAGGTTAAACCGTCAAGCGGCGTCACGACGGATCGATGAGATCGGCGATCTATTTCCAGTTTTAGCGAAGCGCCGGACACAGATGGCTGCGACGCTGTCTGGTGGGGAGCGTCAAATGCTTGCCATGGGGCGAGCTCTGATGGTTAATCCAAAACTGCTCATGCTTGATGAACCCAGCCTTGGACTTGCTCCTCTTATCATCAAGGATGTGTTTAAAGTTATTCTTGCACTAAAGGCGCGGGGGACCTCTATGTTGCTCGTTGAACAAAATGCGCGCGCAGCTTTAGAGGTGGCGGATTACGCATATGTTTTTGAAGTAGGATCAATCACGCACGAGGGAACTGCTAGTGCAATGCTCGATGATCCCCGGCTCGAACGCGCGTATCTTGGATGA